The Deltaproteobacteria bacterium genome segment AGCCAATGAAGCGGCGTATTACTGCAATGGGAAGAGACTCAAGAAGGGTTATAAAGAAAAAGGCGCTCTTTTGCTCATCGGTTAAGAGGACCCTCATATGTTCTATTCTATCCTTAAAGGTGGTGAGGTACTCCATTAATGGGTCCCTTTCCTCTGTTACCTTCTTTTTTCGGAAGGAAAGACTGAGCCTCATGGCTGTAGCCTCCTGCCGGCTTTTGTACATCTTGTCCACCCAGAGGGTATAGACCTTGGACATGCCTAAAAGTCTTCTGGCGTTTGCTGTGGGAGCGGTATCAAAGACATAAAACTCAAAGGCATCCTCAAACATAATATTTATCATGTTCTCGAACATCGCCGACTCTTCAAAGGCTGGGTTCATGGTGGCAGACTCCATAAAGTCATCAGCCTTTGTGGGAATGTCGGCAAACTTGAGAAACCAGCTTATCTTCTCCTTGATCTCATTCTTTGATCTTTTTATGGTATCTTTTGTATCTATTTCCTGGACAAAAAGGCCTTTTACCCCCGGTATCAACACGGGTTTTCCGAAGACGTCCTGTTTAAAAAGGTTTGAGAGGCTGTGCACAGGATTGGTAGAGGCCAGAAGCGTCTTTTTGCCCTGTTGCGCCATCCATAGTGCCACAGATGCTGCAACAACACTCTTGCCAACTCCCCCTTTTCCACCAAAATAGATATATCGCATCTGGGGATGCGTCTTAAAAAAATCTTCCATGGTAGTTTTCATGATAACTTCTCCTCAAACATCACTTCTGCAAGATTTCTAATCACATCAAGCCCTTTTATCTCGGAATCGAATTCCGGAACAGCTGAAAGCACGGAAGAGCCAAATTTCTGGTCTATCATCTCGAGGGCACTGGCCTGCATCTCGATCCTGTTTTTCAGATATACTGGTATGTTATCTTTTAACAATTCTCTATCAATGACCCGATTTACTATATATCCCGAAAGGGGTACATTATACTTAGCAAAGAGCTGTGCCGCCTTTTCAGTATCCACTATGGTCATTTCCTCTGGGGTGAGCACAAAGAAAAAGGCAGTCTTTTCAGTATCTGTCATGATCTTCGAGGAACTTCCTATCCGATCCTTTATGTACATTAATTCATTATATATCTCATCTTGCTCAATATCCTCCTCCCGTTTCATGGTGGCAATAGCCTTGTCATATTCTCTCATCTGTTCCCTCAGGCTTGTTATCTTCTCCAGCCAGGCATCATAGACAGACGCCATGCTCAAATAATAAAGTGCATGGCCCAGGGGCACAAGGTCATAAATATAGTAGTCGAAATCCCCTTTAACGACGATGTCGACCACTGCATCGAAGATGGCGCTTTCCTCCATGGCTGGTTCAGCCGATGAGGCCTTTATATAACTCTCTATTTCCTCAGGAATCTTTTTCATACCATACATTGAGATAATCTTTTGCCGTATCTCTTCCTGATAGTCATGAATCCTTTTGTCAGCATCGACCTCACAGGCAAACAGATTTTCCATTATCTTAATGTTTCCCTTGCCAAAGATATCGCGTTCGAAGATATCACTGAGCGATGCCTGAGGATCAACGGAGAAAACGAGCACCCTTTTCCCCTTCTTCGCAAGATAATAGGCCGTTGCCGCCGAAAAGGTTGTCTTTCCAAGTCCTCCCTTTCCTCCGTACATGAGGTATCTTCTATTGGGATACCGTATAAAGAAATCAGCAAGAGACATAAGCCCTCCTTTATAGTCTATTGAGTTTCTCGGGTTTTTTGGTTTTGTTGTGTTAAAACCCTACGAACTCAATGAACTCAACAAACATTAATACATGCTCTCCATGAAATCCTTTTCCCTCAGCATCCTCCGCTTCCATGTGGTGATCTGAGGCACAACATGGGGGAGCAAACGTAGTGAATAATAAGGCGGGAGTATGGGAATGCCGAGCATGTCGCCCATGGTGATAAGGATAAAAAGGTGCTCCATGCTGGAGCGGGTTTTCAGTGCGTGCCGTGCCATTCCATGGGTTGCCATGCCATACGTGAAATCCCTTACAAAACCTATAATGCCTCCTGCCTTTTTCTTTTTTTTCTCTTTCTTTTTCTCTTCCATGGCTACGATCTCTTTTAAATTTTTTAAATTAATCCCTTATGTGGTCAAAAAGATCCCTTTCCCTTAAAACCCTCCTCTTCCATGGCCCAAGTCGCCTTACATAGTAAGGGAAAAGCCTCAAATGATAATAGTTAAAAAGGCCGGGAAACCCAATTACCTTTCCAAGTAGAATTACCATAAATAGATCGTCCAGGCAACGTTTTTCTGTGTATGCCCCCTCTATCAGGCTATAAAGAAAAAAACCTTTTAGATAATCCTTTACTGTTTGTATCCAAGAGCATTTCACTTTTTTACGCAAAGAACAAAAGGGGGATACACTCCCAGCTCCGCATGATGTGCTCCTGGGTAGTATATCCCCTTTTCTTAAAACACCACTAAAACCTGCCCTTATGCTGGTGCCTTTTTAGCCTCAGCCGGGGCCGCTGCCGCCTCACCTGCTCGATATCTCCTGAAGGCCTTCCAGCCATCATAGGCAAGGATAAGGGCCAGGATTATAAGCAGAATGGCTACTCCCGCAGCAAAGAAATTTCCGAACACCTTTTTCCCTGCCAATGCACCCGGGATCAGCTTGAAAAAGGCCGTGTAAAACAGGGCGCTCACCGTTGTGGCATACATGAAAAACATCGGGTAGATGACAATCTTATAGTTTTTGGCCTTCTGGACCAGAAACAGGGTTGCCAGGAGAAGGGCAAGGGATGCCATTAACTGATTGGCGCCGCCAAAAAGCACCCATACATAGAGCCAGGTGCCTGTTTTCACCAGTACATAGGTGATGATAAGGGCCACAATGGTCGCTACATGTGGGTTCTTTGCAATGCCCACTGCATCGCCTAGGAGCTCAGCAGTTGCCACCTTCATAAAGCGGAACACCAAGTTTATAATGGTAAGGGCAAGAATGATGATCATCATACCTGCTAGGGCCTTGGCATACGATACTGGAAGCCCAATGGAGGTAATTGCCCCTCCAAGGCCAGCAACAAAGATCCCTACAGGATTACTGACCTTGGCAACGTAAGCCGACGTACTAGAAAATGCCGTTGCGCATACGATAACGGCAATGATAGAGATGGTAAACTCGGCAAACATTGCCCCTGCTGTTACTGGTCTGACGTCCAGCTCGTTTTCAAGCTGCCGTGATGTGGCGGTACTGGATACCAGGCTGTGCCACCCGGAGATCGCACCGCAGGCAATAGTAACAAAAAGGAGCGGCCACAAGGGTCCAATTCCGATACTCCAGCTAGTAATGGCAGGGAGCGTCATCGGCTTATGGCCTATGATTATCCCTATAACCCCTGCTATGATCCCGAAGTATACAACGTATACTGAGGAGTAGTTGTAGGGCTGGATGAACCTCCATACTGGCAGAATCGAGCTGAAATAACCGAATATCAAGACGCATATAAGCACAGTCGTATAGGAAAGCTTAATGTTCCAGACGGTACCTAACCAGATAGAGAGAAAGATCACGACGATGGCAAGGATGGTAGTTGTGATGATGTTTACCCGTGCCTTATAGATCATATGACCGACCAGAAATGCCACTCCAATAACCACCAGCAAGGGAAAGGGGAGTGCTGGATTTCCGCTTATCCCCTTGGTAATTACATGACCAAAGGCCGTTGCTATCAGCAGCAGGTAAAAGTAGACGAAGGTAAGGAGTATCTTCCTTGCCCTAGGCGATATCAATTTATAGCTAATAGCCCCGAAGGTATCCCCGTCGCTCCTTATCGATACCATAGCACTTGAGAAGTCATGCAGCCATCCGATGAAGAAAACCCCCAGCCCCAACCATAGCAATGCCGGCAACCAACCCCATTGAATGGCCACAATGGGGCCTATGATCGGGGCAGCCCCTGCTATTGAGTTAAGCTGGAACCCATAGAGTACATTTTTGTTTGCCGGCATAAAGTCTACACCGTCCATGTACATCTTGGCAGGGGTCGCTCTGCCAGAATCAACCTCAAAAACGTTTTTAGCAGCCCACCTGGCATATACCCAGTAGCCAATGCCAACAATTATTACCCAAAACAACAGTACCCATAATGAATTCATGGCCTTTTCCCTCCTTTGCCTAAAGGTTATAGTTTACCTTTAAAGGACAAATTATTCCCCACCTCCTTTCCCCATTAGAGTAACAAAAATCATTATTGCCGCATCCATCCTGGATCTTTTTTTATACTCTAAAGTCTAAAAAGTCAAGGAATTTCCCCAAAAAAGGGTAATGCCTCAGTTATCAAGGAAAGAGGACCCCTTATCCCCTCGCTTCAGATCTTTCGCTGTGACCCTTTCGGGGTTCGCAGGCGGGGAATCTTTGCCCCTTCCCCGCTCTAAAGGCGGGGCTTTCCCCTTCCTGCTCACCCTCGGTGGGTGCCCCATCGCTCCCAGCAACTTCGCTCGGGGGCAAGAGGCCCTTTGAAGCCCATCCCCTCAAGGCTGAGGGATTACAAATTAAATTCATCCATATAACCATCGCCCACCTCCAATTCAGAGATTTGGTCAGGTAGAGCTTTTTCCCAACCAATGGCACATGAAGTGGTCTCTTTGATAATGAGAAAAATTAAAAAGACGGGAACTTCCCCAGCACTTTTTTGTCTAATAGAAAAAGAATAAGAAAATGGAGGTGGAATGATGAAAAAGTTAATCTTCATTTTTGGTCTTCTCATCTTTATGCTTCCCCTTGCTTCTTCCTATGGAGAGAAGAAGGGGGAAATTCTTTCTCCTTACTTCTTTGTCCAGAGCGATGATGCTTCTCTTGCCCCTTTTCCTCTTTTAGAGACGAAGGTAGAGGTAAATATTGCCGGAGTGATAGCTGAGATAGGACTTACTCAGGTTTATAAAAATGAAGGCAACAGAACCATAGAAGCGATATATGTATTCCCCCTGGGGATAAGATCAGCTATACACGCCATGAGGATGAAGATAGGCAGTAGAATAGTTGAGGCTCAAATAGAAGAAAGGGCAATGGCCAAAATGATCTATGAGAGGGCAAAAGAAGAAGGTAAAACGGCTTCTCTCTTGGAACAGGAAAGACCCAATGTCTTCCAAATGAAGGTAGCGAACATAATGCCAGGAGATGTAATAGAGGTGATGGTTAACTATACAGAACTTTTAGTCCCCGAAAAAGGGATATATGAGTTTGTCTTCCCTACGGTGGTAGGGTCACGGTATTGTGAGAAAAAAGAGAAAGAGACAAAAGACCACGATACATGGGTAAAGACCCCATATCTGCATGAAGGCCAAGCACCTACTTATACGTTTGACATAAAAGTGAACATAAGGACAGGAATTTCATTAGGAAAAGTATGGGTTCCTTCCCATAAAGTGAAGGTACGACAGCATATGGATAAAGCAGAGATAAATCTATCTCCTGAGGAAGAAAAAGGAGGAAATAGAGATTTTATCCTGAGATATACGTTACAAGGGGAGATGATACAGAGCGGCCTATTACTCTACCCTTGGAAAAAGGAGAAATTTTTTCTCCTTATGCTACAACCTCCAGAAAAGGTAACGTTGAACGCTGTCCCTCCTCGGGAATATGTATTCATTGTAGATGTTTCCGGCTCTATGCATGGATTCCCCTTAGCGGTCTCTAAGGCCCTTATAAGAAAGATAGTTCAAAAATTAAGGGGAAAAGATTACTTCAATATCCTATTCTTTGCTGGTGGGTCGAATGTTCTTTCTCCCCATCCTCTTCCTGCTACAGAGGAGAATAAGGGTAAGGCGCTAGCTATGCTGGAAGAACAGAGAGGAGGGGGAGGAACAAGGATTTTACCTGCCTTAAAAAGGGCGCTTTCCTTACAGAAAAAGGAAGGACTTTCCCGCATCATAGTTATAGCTACTGATGGATATGTAGCGGTGGAGAAAGAGGTATTTGACCTGATGAGGGAAAGGCTGAATGAGGCAAACTTCTTTGCCTTTGGAATAGGGAGTAGTGTAAACCGGTATCTCATCGAGGGAATGGCCAGAGCAGGGAGAGGAAATCCTTTTGTCGTATGTAATAAAGCGGAAGCACCACAGGTAGCAGAAAGGTTCTCTGACTATATAAGATCTCCTCTCCTTACCGATATTGAGGTAGAACTTCAGGGATTTGATGCTTATGAGGTAGAACCCCCTTCTCTACCTGACCTATTCGCTCGAAGACCACTCGTTATCTTTGGGAAATATAAAAATGCTGAAGGAAAAATGAGGGTGAGAGGGAAGACAGCCTGGGGTACGTATAACAAAAGGATTGAGGTAAGTTCTTTGTTGGAAGATGAGGATAACATAGCCCTTAAATACCTCTGGGCCAGGGAAAGAATAGCCCGCCTCTCTGATTACGCAAGGGTGGGAGCAAAAGTAGAGGAAGAGGTGAAAGGTCTCGGTCTTCGATACCACCTCATGACTCAATATACCTCCTTTGTAGCTGTGGATACCGTAGTGAGAGATACTGGAGAGGTAGTTACTGTAAAACAGCCTTTGCCTTTACCTGAAGGGGTAAGCGATTATGCAGTAGGTAATCATAGAGGCAAGGTTGCTGCTCCTCTATCTTCTGGTTTTGTAAAAACACTAGCGGCGAAAGAGGCAGGGTATTATCCTCCTCAGGAGGAGAAAAGAGAGCTTTCCCGAATCTGTATAATGGGAGGAAAGCTTCCTCCTGGAATTACTATGGAAGAGGTGGAGAATATATTGTCTCCGTTGAAGGACGATTTGAAGAGGGTGTTTAAAAAATGGGGCCTAAAAAAGGTAGTTGTGCTTTTGAAAATTGAAGGAGGGAAAACAAGGAGTATCCAAGTAAAAAATTACCATGGGAAAGCGTACAAAAAAGAAGTTCTGGAGAAGATTTTACAAAAGATTGTTTTTTCTCCCTCCATAAAAGGCACAATGGAGCTGGAACTGATATACGTTTAATGAACAAATAACATCCCCAAGGTTTAGGAAATCTTGACATTTTCAGAGGTGACCCTTAATACATAAATATCCCATCTTCATATATGGTCACCCTCTTCCCCGAGGTCAGACATGCTATTACCCTCTTCTTCTCCGTGTTTACAAGGTCCCAGTGGAGGGCTGAGTCGTTAAACCCCAGCTTCCTTTTCTTTTCCTTTGTGAGTTCTGCTGGATTTCCGGCGTAAGTGTCTGAATAGGATGCCCCCAAAGCTATATGGCAGTTCCCGTAACGGCCGCCGTAGTTCTCATCGAATAGGGTGTTGGCCATAAATTTATCAATCCTGGAGAATCTCTTGTCAGTCAAAGAGAATTCCCCGATCCTATTGGCGCCCCTGTCCAGGGATAGCTATTTGATGAGGAAATCTTCTCCCTCCTCAGCTTCTATCTTCGTAGCAGAGCCCTTTGTGAACTCCAACCAAATATCTTTCACATAGTTACCACTTCTGAAGGAGGGCTGGTCCGCATAATAGATCCCTTCAGTACCCCTCCAATCTGGAGATAGAAAGAGTTCAAAACTGGGGACGTTATGCCCGGAGATCCCGATCCACTTTCGTTGTCTCCCTGGGGTTACTAGCAGATCGATATTCTTTGATTGGATGTGATATTCTTTGACCTCCATGCTGTTTAACCATCTCTTAATGGCCATGGCATCTTTGAATATGGTCTCCCACTGTTCAACAGGATCACCTTTGTCTAGGTAACAGGCCTTTGTAACCTGAGCGCTATATTGCCTGAGGGTAAGCCCAGACTGTCTTGCCAGTTCAGGGGTTGGCAGGGTACAAAGGGTCCAACCGTATTTCCCCATTTCTTCTCGTTTCGTCAAGATATCTCGCAGCACTTTTCTCGCCACCAACGTCTTGCCTATTTTTTTCGGATCTATCTCGCTCAGGTGGATGAGAGACTCCGGAGCATATAGATAGATGCTTCCATTTAACTGTTCGCACAATTCCTTTTCACCTGGAGCGAGAAAGACAAGTTGTTTGTTATTGCCCTTCTCGAAAAAATCCCGCTCCATTTTAGCCGTTAGACCTATACGCAAGACCGGATTCTTCCCCATATCAAGAATCTGCCTGTTCAGGATCTCGGCTAGCTTTATCGCTGGTGGATCGAATCTGATCAAAATGATGTCGTTCTTTTTGTATTTTTCTCTCCTTGAAGTCCTTAATCCCCACAACAGGACGTCTGCGTATCTCTCTAGTTGTATTTCTGTAAGCGCCATCTAGGATCTCCTAGTTCCACCCAGCCAAAAGCGTGCTGGCATGTCACGATGTCAACGCCCTTGAATTTCAATTCCTGCCGGGCCTCCTCGCTCAATTTCTGAAAATTGGGTTTTACAAAACACGTTCAGTGTGTCACCGCAATTATGTGGATACTTGAGTCTAGCATCTCCTTTGCGTCAAAAAAGGTGACCCCGAAAAGACGAGTAAAAAGATACAGCCAGTATTGTCAAGGGAAGATCTTTCCCGGATTCAAAATCCCTTTAGGGTCCAACGCCTTTTTAATCCTCTTCATGGCCTCCAGGGCCGCGGGAGATATCTCCATACCGATGTATGGGGCCTTGGTAATTCCCACCCCGTGCTCTCCTGACAGGGTCCCTTTTAGGTCCAAGGTCAACTTGAAGATCTCCTCCACTGCCCCTTCAGCCCTCCTCATCTCCTCCTCCCCCCGACCAATCATGATGGACACATGGATGTTGCCATCCCCCGCGTGGCCGAAACACATGATCTGCAGACCCTCCCTTCGGGCGATCTCCTCCACACCCTTTACCAAGGCAGGTATCTTGCTCCGGGGGACGGTAACATCCTCGTTTACCTTGACAGGGTTCAGGGCATAAGAGGCCTGGGAGAGACAGCGCCGAAGCTCCCACAGCCTCTCCACCTCTTGAAGATTCTCTGCCGCCCTCACCTCTCGTGCTCCTTGGGCCCAACAAATCTCCTCTATCATCTTTACCTGATCATCGACGGCCTTCTGCGGACCATCCACCTCAATCAAGAGGAAGCCACCAGCATCTGTGGGCAAGCCAGCCCCTAGATAGGCCTCTGCACAGCGCAGGGAAGAATTATCCATGAACT includes the following:
- a CDS encoding TRC40/GET3/ArsA family transport-energizing ATPase codes for the protein MKTTMEDFFKTHPQMRYIYFGGKGGVGKSVVAASVALWMAQQGKKTLLASTNPVHSLSNLFKQDVFGKPVLIPGVKGLFVQEIDTKDTIKRSKNEIKEKISWFLKFADIPTKADDFMESATMNPAFEESAMFENMINIMFEDAFEFYVFDTAPTANARRLLGMSKVYTLWVDKMYKSRQEATAMRLSLSFRKKKVTEERDPLMEYLTTFKDRIEHMRVLLTDEQKSAFFFITLLESLPIAVIRRFIGWFEDFGIPIGGVIINEVIDKSEIGKDSAPFILNRIKMQDRYREEVYQSFENVCGEIPLFENEVRGVDMVKKVTQALFPSP
- a CDS encoding TRC40/GET3/ArsA family transport-energizing ATPase, with translation MSLADFFIRYPNRRYLMYGGKGGLGKTTFSAATAYYLAKKGKRVLVFSVDPQASLSDIFERDIFGKGNIKIMENLFACEVDADKRIHDYQEEIRQKIISMYGMKKIPEEIESYIKASSAEPAMEESAIFDAVVDIVVKGDFDYYIYDLVPLGHALYYLSMASVYDAWLEKITSLREQMREYDKAIATMKREEDIEQDEIYNELMYIKDRIGSSSKIMTDTEKTAFFFVLTPEEMTIVDTEKAAQLFAKYNVPLSGYIVNRVIDRELLKDNIPVYLKNRIEMQASALEMIDQKFGSSVLSAVPEFDSEIKGLDVIRNLAEVMFEEKLS
- a CDS encoding VWA domain-containing protein — translated: MMKKLIFIFGLLIFMLPLASSYGEKKGEILSPYFFVQSDDASLAPFPLLETKVEVNIAGVIAEIGLTQVYKNEGNRTIEAIYVFPLGIRSAIHAMRMKIGSRIVEAQIEERAMAKMIYERAKEEGKTASLLEQERPNVFQMKVANIMPGDVIEVMVNYTELLVPEKGIYEFVFPTVVGSRYCEKKEKETKDHDTWVKTPYLHEGQAPTYTFDIKVNIRTGISLGKVWVPSHKVKVRQHMDKAEINLSPEEEKGGNRDFILRYTLQGEMIQSGLLLYPWKKEKFFLLMLQPPEKVTLNAVPPREYVFIVDVSGSMHGFPLAVSKALIRKIVQKLRGKDYFNILFFAGGSNVLSPHPLPATEENKGKALAMLEEQRGGGGTRILPALKRALSLQKKEGLSRIIVIATDGYVAVEKEVFDLMRERLNEANFFAFGIGSSVNRYLIEGMARAGRGNPFVVCNKAEAPQVAERFSDYIRSPLLTDIEVELQGFDAYEVEPPSLPDLFARRPLVIFGKYKNAEGKMRVRGKTAWGTYNKRIEVSSLLEDEDNIALKYLWARERIARLSDYARVGAKVEEEVKGLGLRYHLMTQYTSFVAVDTVVRDTGEVVTVKQPLPLPEGVSDYAVGNHRGKVAAPLSSGFVKTLAAKEAGYYPPQEEKRELSRICIMGGKLPPGITMEEVENILSPLKDDLKRVFKKWGLKKVVVLLKIEGGKTRSIQVKNYHGKAYKKEVLEKILQKIVFSPSIKGTMELELIYV